The segment AAAAAATCTTCTGACGAAACTCTTGCGGGAATTGCTGCTAAGGCACATAAAGAAATTACTTACCATCTCCGGCATTCTTCCAATTGGGCAGAAAGATTGGGCGATGGAACCGAAGAAAGTCATTCGAGAATTCAAAATGCTTTGGATGAACTCTGGAGATTCACAGCCGAACTTTTTGAAATGAATGAAGTGGATGGACTTCTTTTGAAAGAAAAAATTTCTGTGGATTTAAAATCCATCAAACCAAAATGGGAAAAACTTGTGAATGAAGTTTTACAGCGCGCAACTCTGAAAATTCCTGTGAATACTTTTATGCAACGCGGCTCCCGCGATGGAAAACATACCGAACATCTCGGCTATCTTCTTGCCGAAATGCAGCACCTGCACCG is part of the Bacteroidota bacterium genome and harbors:
- the paaC gene encoding phenylacetate-CoA oxygenase subunit PaaC — translated: MTNKEALFNYCLRLGDNNLILGHRLSEWTGRGPMLEEEMALCNIALDLLGQANSFLQYAAKVEAKGRSEDDLAYLRNDREFFNTLLAEHPNGDYAFTIMRQFLMSAFDFYFYDELKKSSDETLAGIAAKAHKEITYHLRHSSNWAERLGDGTEESHSRIQNALDELWRFTAELFEMNEVDGLLLKEKISVDLKSIKPKWEKLVNEVLQRATLKIPVNTFMQRGSRDGKHTEHLGYLLAEMQHLHRTHPGVQW